In a single window of the Niabella ginsenosidivorans genome:
- a CDS encoding sugar-binding domain-containing protein: MMKRIPVYWITAILLGSVFTIQAQQNKLSFRNTLGLEGVWKFKLDPFETGVNSNGVQLLPPLAETITLPGSTDQAGKGYKTQGMTSLRLTRAFEYKGIAWYEKEIEVPEQWKDKEVELFLERAHWQTDVWINDKPAGKRESLSVPHRYMITSLLRPGKKNKIRIRVNNDKIYDIEYAHAISAETQTNWNGIIGKIELRAFDRVHIADVQAYPDAAKGTVRLLVSICNTTGKSVQGSIQCNGAVVHTAKPQSVPEKEIRFSGADFLITVTTEIPLGTPVQLWDEFDPALYRLQLTLNATGKDHRYNDATTVTFGVRELTTQGTRFVFNGRPAFIRGTVNSSEFPLTGYPPTDKKEWIRIFTTCKDYGLNAMRFHTWCPPEAAFEAADELGFYLQVENPDWRFTVGKDSAVNGFLRREGERILNAYGNHPSFIMFCEGNELVGPTVKEFLTAQVTHWKQMDPRRLYTGSAAYPLIDANDYHVLYGARPHRWKEGLKSRFNVKALDTWYDYSDYVIKNKVPMITHEVGQWCVYPDFNEIPKYTGVLKPYNYELFRELLRERNMLDQAEDFMMASGKFQVILKKEEVESYLRTPGLGGYHMLQLNDFPGQGTAPVGVVDIFWDPKPYVTAAAFHKFQNTRVPLLRTASFTWTNAQTFTATAQFANFDSAVLKGTVGEWRLCFPDGKVYASGSFAPADIPVGSPFTLGEISVPLDKIETATQLKLTINIRSTSYSNDWNLWVYPQKQEAEADPGKVLVADSWNKRVATVLEKGGSVLLLADTAKLRSDVAPGFSGISWNTVWSGMPPNLLGILCDPEHPALQFFPTAFHSDWQWWDLVAHSKPVVLDHFPFGFKPLVQMIPDWNNPRKISLVFEARVGKGKLLVTAIDLKHQMEQRPVARQLLYSLKRYVSSNAFAPTEEVPPALLQQLFKK, translated from the coding sequence ATGATGAAACGAATTCCTGTTTACTGGATAACAGCAATACTGCTGGGCAGTGTGTTTACAATACAGGCGCAGCAAAATAAATTATCCTTCCGTAACACATTAGGATTGGAAGGGGTGTGGAAGTTTAAGCTGGACCCCTTTGAAACCGGCGTAAACAGCAATGGGGTGCAGTTACTGCCACCGCTGGCAGAAACGATCACACTGCCTGGTTCCACCGATCAGGCGGGCAAGGGGTACAAGACCCAGGGCATGACCTCACTGCGTTTAACACGCGCCTTTGAATACAAGGGCATTGCCTGGTATGAGAAAGAGATCGAAGTGCCGGAGCAGTGGAAAGATAAGGAAGTAGAGCTCTTCCTTGAAAGGGCGCACTGGCAAACAGATGTATGGATCAATGATAAGCCGGCGGGCAAACGGGAAAGTCTTTCCGTACCCCACCGCTATATGATCACGTCATTGTTACGGCCCGGTAAGAAAAATAAAATACGGATCAGGGTCAACAATGATAAGATCTACGATATTGAATATGCGCATGCCATCAGTGCAGAAACGCAAACCAACTGGAACGGCATCATTGGAAAGATAGAACTGCGGGCCTTTGACCGAGTACATATCGCAGATGTACAGGCTTACCCGGATGCCGCGAAAGGAACAGTACGGCTGCTTGTCAGCATTTGCAACACCACCGGTAAATCAGTGCAGGGAAGCATACAGTGCAATGGTGCAGTTGTACATACAGCAAAGCCACAGTCAGTGCCGGAAAAGGAGATCCGTTTTTCCGGAGCAGATTTCCTGATCACCGTTACAACGGAGATTCCGCTGGGAACACCTGTACAGTTATGGGATGAATTTGATCCCGCGCTTTACCGGTTACAGCTGACATTGAATGCAACGGGTAAAGACCACCGGTATAACGATGCTACCACAGTGACATTTGGTGTGCGTGAGCTGACCACACAGGGCACCCGTTTTGTTTTTAATGGAAGGCCCGCATTTATAAGAGGTACCGTGAACTCTTCAGAATTCCCGCTTACGGGCTATCCGCCCACAGATAAAAAGGAGTGGATCCGGATCTTCACCACCTGTAAGGATTATGGTTTGAACGCCATGCGCTTTCATACCTGGTGCCCGCCGGAAGCAGCTTTTGAGGCGGCCGATGAACTGGGCTTTTACCTGCAGGTGGAAAATCCCGACTGGCGGTTTACTGTTGGAAAAGACAGCGCTGTGAACGGTTTTTTACGCAGGGAAGGGGAGCGGATTTTAAATGCCTATGGCAATCATCCGTCCTTTATTATGTTCTGCGAAGGCAATGAGCTGGTAGGGCCAACAGTAAAGGAATTCCTTACGGCACAGGTCACCCACTGGAAACAAATGGACCCGCGGAGGCTCTATACGGGAAGCGCAGCATATCCCCTGATCGATGCAAACGATTACCACGTGCTGTATGGTGCCCGTCCGCACCGCTGGAAGGAAGGGCTGAAAAGCCGGTTCAATGTAAAAGCGCTGGATACCTGGTATGATTATTCAGATTATGTGATCAAAAACAAGGTGCCGATGATCACGCATGAGGTCGGCCAGTGGTGCGTATATCCGGACTTTAATGAGATTCCGAAGTATACCGGTGTATTAAAACCCTATAATTATGAACTGTTCCGGGAACTGCTGCGCGAACGCAATATGCTGGACCAGGCAGAAGATTTCATGATGGCTTCCGGGAAGTTCCAGGTCATCCTGAAGAAGGAAGAAGTGGAGTCTTATCTGCGTACACCCGGACTGGGCGGTTATCATATGTTACAGCTGAATGATTTTCCCGGCCAGGGCACAGCCCCCGTGGGCGTGGTGGATATTTTCTGGGACCCCAAGCCCTATGTAACTGCGGCAGCCTTCCACAAATTTCAAAACACACGGGTACCTTTATTACGTACCGCATCTTTTACGTGGACGAATGCGCAGACCTTTACAGCTACGGCGCAGTTTGCTAATTTTGACAGCGCGGTATTGAAAGGCACTGTTGGGGAATGGCGGCTTTGTTTCCCGGATGGAAAAGTATATGCTTCGGGGAGTTTTGCCCCGGCTGATATTCCGGTAGGAAGCCCGTTTACATTAGGGGAGATCTCCGTGCCACTGGATAAAATTGAGACCGCCACACAGCTGAAGCTTACGATTAATATCCGTAGTACTTCTTACAGTAATGACTGGAACCTATGGGTATACCCGCAAAAACAGGAGGCGGAAGCAGACCCGGGTAAGGTACTGGTGGCCGATAGCTGGAATAAGCGGGTGGCAACGGTTTTGGAGAAAGGCGGCAGCGTGCTGTTGCTGGCAGATACTGCAAAACTGCGCTCCGATGTGGCACCGGGGTTCTCCGGCATTTCCTGGAACACCGTATGGTCCGGCATGCCCCCCAATCTTTTGGGCATACTTTGTGACCCGGAGCATCCGGCATTGCAGTTTTTTCCTACGGCATTTCATTCCGACTGGCAGTGGTGGGATCTTGTGGCGCATTCAAAGCCTGTGGTGCTGGATCATTTTCCGTTCGGGTTTAAACCGCTGGTGCAAATGATCCCGGACTGGAACAATCCCCGTAAGATCAGCCTGGTGTTTGAAGCACGCGTGGGTAAAGGCAAACTGCTGGTTACGGCCATCGATCTGAAACACCAGATGGAACAACGCCCTGTGGCCCGGCAATTACTGTACAGTCTGAAACGGTATGTCAGCAGCAATGCGTTTGCTCCCACGGAAGAAGTGCCCCCGGCTTTGTTGCAGCAGCTATTTAAAAAATAA
- a CDS encoding glycoside hydrolase codes for MEFFKNRSESKRKKIKEAVKKAGCVFVLLHVLSLPWACDKKPADNRAGTVEPPDKIVVTLYPSKEQQTIHSFGASDCWTAKFVGNWPDEQKKNRIADLLFSMDTLRDGSPEGIGLSLWRFNIGGGSFEQGTASNIKDEWRREECFINADGSYNWKKQKGQQWFLQAARKRGVAYTLGFSLTPPVFMTQNGKAYNASGGTRMNIREGMMGAYAAFLAKVTAHFKFDFLSPVNEPQWKWGKADGAGQEGTQALNTEIAALVKAIALKMKNVPAKIVVGEAGQWDYVFGKNEKGCGDQARRFFTPGAATYIGGLPQVAGIISAHSYFTTCPDAAAVSIRQQVRSVAQQLAPLQVWQTEFGILGNICNQYRGAPRNTGIDYGLYVAKVIHYDLTVANATSWQWWLAMSPYNYSDALVYINTPSGKIDASACKTDGIVSDSKQLWALGNFARFIRPGMKRITVTVSGKAAAGNVLVSAYKEKDTKKTVVVLINPEDREQSVQLKGIEHQPLGVYTTDRIQNLKHSVVQPNEMRLPPKSVVTVTGMCRQ; via the coding sequence ATGGAATTTTTTAAAAACAGATCGGAAAGCAAACGGAAAAAAATAAAAGAAGCAGTAAAAAAGGCAGGATGTGTCTTTGTGCTGTTGCATGTGTTGTCGCTCCCCTGGGCCTGTGATAAAAAGCCGGCGGACAATAGGGCCGGCACCGTTGAACCACCGGATAAAATAGTAGTGACACTATACCCATCAAAGGAACAGCAGACCATACACAGCTTTGGTGCTTCGGATTGCTGGACCGCAAAATTTGTGGGCAACTGGCCGGATGAACAGAAAAAGAACCGGATTGCAGACCTGCTTTTCAGCATGGATACATTAAGGGATGGAAGCCCGGAAGGCATTGGACTTTCGTTATGGCGGTTTAACATCGGTGGCGGAAGTTTTGAGCAGGGCACTGCAAGCAATATAAAAGATGAATGGCGGCGGGAAGAATGTTTTATAAATGCAGATGGCTCCTACAACTGGAAAAAGCAAAAAGGTCAGCAATGGTTTTTGCAGGCGGCGCGGAAACGGGGGGTGGCGTACACATTGGGCTTTTCATTAACGCCTCCTGTGTTTATGACGCAGAACGGAAAAGCCTATAATGCTTCAGGAGGAACGCGAATGAATATCCGGGAGGGAATGATGGGGGCTTATGCTGCTTTTCTGGCAAAAGTAACTGCTCATTTTAAATTTGATTTCCTGAGCCCGGTAAATGAGCCCCAATGGAAATGGGGCAAGGCCGATGGTGCCGGCCAGGAAGGCACACAGGCCCTGAACACGGAGATTGCTGCGTTGGTGAAGGCGATTGCGCTCAAAATGAAAAATGTTCCTGCAAAGATCGTGGTGGGCGAGGCGGGCCAGTGGGATTATGTCTTTGGCAAAAATGAAAAAGGCTGTGGCGATCAGGCCCGCCGGTTTTTTACGCCGGGCGCCGCCACCTACATCGGCGGCCTGCCGCAGGTAGCAGGCATTATTTCTGCGCACAGTTATTTTACAACCTGTCCGGATGCAGCAGCCGTTAGCATCCGGCAGCAGGTGCGTTCAGTGGCACAGCAGCTTGCACCCTTACAGGTATGGCAAACGGAGTTCGGTATTCTTGGCAATATCTGTAATCAATACAGGGGCGCACCACGCAATACCGGTATTGACTACGGATTGTATGTTGCTAAAGTCATCCATTATGATCTGACCGTTGCCAATGCCACTTCCTGGCAGTGGTGGCTGGCCATGAGCCCTTATAACTACAGCGATGCGCTGGTATACATCAACACGCCTTCCGGTAAAATAGACGCCTCAGCCTGCAAAACAGATGGGATCGTTTCAGATTCAAAACAGCTTTGGGCGCTTGGGAACTTTGCCCGTTTTATACGGCCGGGAATGAAACGGATTACAGTAACGGTCTCCGGCAAGGCAGCAGCCGGGAACGTTCTGGTATCGGCGTATAAGGAGAAGGATACAAAGAAGACGGTTGTGGTGCTGATCAACCCGGAGGACCGGGAACAGTCCGTACAATTGAAGGGTATAGAACATCAGCCGCTTGGGGTGTATACTACAGACCGTATACAGAACCTGAAGCATTCAGTGGTACAGCCAAATGAAATGCGGCTGCCTCCTAAATCAGTAGTAACCGTAACCGGAATGTGCCGGCAATAA
- a CDS encoding RagB/SusD family nutrient uptake outer membrane protein, producing the protein MRSTNIKPVWISCLVLLVIMANSSCRKFLDREVESNYKEDEVFVNYDRMQQAGFGVYAFLYNRFGFQRIDNAMLASACDEADHAIPSSAIQKYNTGTWTATSNPEDCWSFFYQGIRRANLFLENSENYKQIIYRDTLDPANKSSYEANVKDIAWLRAEVRLLRALYYFELIKRYGGVPLVDKSTYTDDELKQFKRKTFDECTEFIKAECDSVYPQLKDTWVGFSSEKWRGRITQAVALALKARLLLYAASPLNNPSNDVAKWIAAAKAAHDVIALGKYGLHNSYSGLFRLGNGADGNTEVIFAIQGWARNDFERMNYPVGYSQGGQGSTCPSQNLVDAYEMKATGMAIGEPGSGYDPANPYAGRDPRLGMSILTNNTSFKGRPVESWVGGLDGLGKLNATTTGYYLRKFVDEGLDLEKNTSSVHTWVLFRYAEILLDYAEAMNEAYGPETASGYSMTAKAAVDQVRQRPGVNMPLLPPGLSKEEMREHIRNERRVELAFEEHRFFDVRRWKIAEQTENLPLMAMQITKTPEGTFKYLVRKAEDRVFQPKMYWYPIPEPEVLKSEGNLTQSPGW; encoded by the coding sequence ATGAGGTCAACAAATATAAAACCGGTCTGGATCAGTTGTCTGGTGCTCCTGGTGATTATGGCAAACAGCAGCTGCAGGAAATTTTTAGACCGCGAGGTGGAATCCAATTACAAGGAAGATGAAGTGTTTGTGAACTACGACCGTATGCAGCAGGCAGGCTTCGGCGTGTATGCCTTCCTGTATAACCGTTTTGGCTTTCAGCGGATTGATAATGCCATGCTGGCTTCCGCCTGTGATGAAGCGGATCATGCCATCCCCTCATCTGCCATCCAGAAATACAATACCGGTACCTGGACGGCAACGTCTAACCCGGAAGACTGCTGGAGCTTTTTTTACCAGGGCATCCGCAGGGCCAACCTGTTCCTGGAAAACTCTGAGAACTATAAGCAGATCATCTACCGCGATACCCTGGACCCTGCCAACAAAAGCAGTTACGAGGCCAATGTAAAAGACATTGCCTGGTTGCGGGCAGAAGTACGGCTGTTGCGGGCCCTGTATTATTTTGAGCTTATCAAACGGTATGGTGGTGTACCGTTGGTCGATAAGTCCACTTACACGGATGATGAACTGAAACAATTCAAACGCAAAACATTTGATGAGTGCACCGAATTTATAAAAGCCGAATGTGACAGTGTCTATCCGCAGTTAAAGGACACCTGGGTGGGTTTTTCATCTGAGAAATGGAGGGGGCGCATTACACAGGCGGTAGCGCTGGCGCTGAAAGCCCGCCTGCTGTTGTATGCTGCCAGTCCGCTGAACAATCCTTCCAACGATGTTGCAAAATGGATCGCTGCCGCCAAAGCAGCACATGACGTGATCGCATTAGGTAAATACGGGCTGCATAATAGTTACAGCGGTTTGTTCCGCCTGGGCAATGGTGCTGATGGCAATACGGAAGTAATCTTTGCCATACAGGGCTGGGCCCGTAATGATTTTGAACGGATGAACTACCCGGTGGGGTACAGCCAGGGCGGACAGGGGAGTACCTGCCCCTCTCAAAACCTGGTGGATGCTTATGAGATGAAAGCCACCGGTATGGCGATCGGCGAACCAGGCTCCGGCTATGATCCTGCCAATCCTTATGCGGGTAGAGACCCGCGTTTGGGTATGTCGATCCTTACCAATAATACAAGCTTCAAAGGTCGCCCGGTAGAAAGCTGGGTAGGTGGTCTGGACGGATTGGGGAAACTGAATGCTACAACCACCGGATATTATTTACGCAAGTTTGTAGACGAGGGCCTGGATCTTGAAAAAAATACCAGCAGTGTACATACCTGGGTGCTTTTCCGGTATGCAGAAATATTGCTGGACTATGCCGAAGCCATGAATGAAGCATATGGCCCTGAAACGGCCAGCGGTTATTCTATGACGGCGAAAGCAGCAGTAGATCAGGTGCGGCAACGGCCGGGCGTAAACATGCCCCTGCTGCCTCCGGGTCTTTCAAAGGAAGAGATGCGGGAGCATATCCGTAATGAACGCCGGGTAGAACTGGCTTTTGAAGAGCACCGGTTTTTTGATGTGCGGAGATGGAAGATTGCAGAGCAGACCGAAAACCTGCCGCTGATGGCCATGCAGATCACCAAAACACCGGAGGGTACGTTCAAATACCTGGTGCGCAAAGCGGAGGACCGGGTTTTTCAGCCAAAGATGTACTGGTATCCCATTCCTGAACCGGAAGTGTTAAAAAGTGAAGGAAATCTTACACAAAGTCCCGGTTGGTAG